In Falsibacillus pallidus, the genomic window TTTTTTATTCTTTTCCTAACAAGGGCTGTGTTGATTCTAATGGATTCCACAAAAGCATCTTTCGGCCCGCGGATGACTGTTTGGGATGTTGGCTCCGTTACTTGTCTTCCTTCTGTTTTTAGTGTACTTACCTTTAGAACCATTTCCCTTCCTTCAAACAGAATGATCGTGTCGCCTTCAAGCATGGAGATAGTTAATTTATGAAAATCCTTTTCATATTCCTTGTGCTCGATATTCATTCCATGATCGCCGATTTTTCCGATTACCTCATCCATGGAGTCCATTGACTGAAGCTCAGGGCTCCTAAATAATTCCACAACCCCATTGCCATCAGAGATACCGTCGATCCTGAGCAATACGATGTGAAAACAATGCCCGCCTTTATTAAATTCCTTATGCATCACCAGTAAATCAGCAGAAAAGCCAAGTGCTTCTTGAATACGGGTGTATTTTTCCTGTAATGTCGTCCCTGATAATTTTCCTTTGTCACGTTTCATCGGAATAACCTCGCCCTTCTTATTCCTCCTTAACATTTCCAAGATTCTCTAATATTATTTCATCAAATCTAACTGTCTTTATACATAAAAAAAGCCTGGAAAGTTAATTCCAGGCTGGGATCTTCATATTTTTCTTTTGGCAAATCCGGATAGAAAAGATAAGAAAACGTGTATGCCCGCCTTTACGGTAGGCTGTGCCGGGTGGTCCTTTGTAGGATCAAGGCAGACGATATCCATTGATTTGACTTTTTCATGCAGACCGGCAGCAAAGACAGCTTGAAAAAGTTCATGCGTCGTCATTCCCCCAGGGGTAGATGCAGGGACTCCGGGAGCATACGCAATATCCAGGACATCCATATCCACGGTTAGATGAATGTGGTCAACATTTTCACCAAGAGTTTCAAGTGCCCTTTTCACTGCATTTACCACACCTTGATCACGCGCCTTGCTTAGTGTTGTATAGTTGACTCCATAAACTTTGGCGGATTCGACCAGGCTCTTCCCATTAAAGAAACCGTGGAGCCCGATATTATGGACATTTGTTCCTTCGATGGTGCCGCTCTCAATTAAATTGCGTATGGGGGTCCCATTAGTAGGACCATGATCCTTGAGATCCCTCAAATCAAAATGAGTATCCAGCTGAAGAATTCCTATCGTTTCGTTCTTCTTTGCATTTTTAATCCCCTTCACGACCATTGCAGTTATGGAATGGTCCCCTCCGATGGCCGTTATCATCGATTGGGGAAATTTATCAGTGAGGTTTTCCATTGATTGGACGATATTTGAATGACTAAGGGATATGTCCGTGAAATGCATATCCACATTCCCTGCGTCCAATACTGTTAACTCCTCAAGATCTACCTCTTCATCCAAGTTGTAAGTAGAGAACCCTTTCCATCCTCTTCGGAATGCATCCGGGAATTCCGAAGCCCCTGATACACTGATGGAGGATCGGGATAACGGGATTCCAAACATGACGACGTCCCATTCCTCCTCAGGTTCAATCTCAACTGCTTCTTGAATTGGAATGATCCACTCGTTCATTTTCCCTTCCTTTACATTTCCTTTTGTCCAAACAAAGGAAGGAGGGGATAAGGGAGAATTTTTTAGGTCCTTTTGCATATCAGCCCATCCTTTACAACAATTTCTCCATTCTTAATGACGGTATCAGTATGATTCATCCCGTAATGATAGGAGAGTTTCATATAATTAGGAACATTCATGATGGTTAGATCCGCTTTTTTCCCAGTTTCAATGCTTCCGATTTCATGCCCCCTGTTTATGGCATGGGCTGCATTGATTGTAGCCGCTGAGATGGCTTCTGCAGGAGTAAGCCCCATTTTTAAAGAAGCCAAGTTCATGATGAACGGCAGGGAAACAGAGGGAGAAGAACCTGGATTGCAATCTGTTGATAATGCGATGGACATTCCCATGTCAATCATTTTTCTTCCCGCAGCGAATTCCGCCATCAAGAAAAAGGCAGTACCAGGCAGTAGAACGCCGATTACATCATTCTCTGCCATCCTTTTGATCCCTTCGTCAGAAGCTTTTAAAAGATGATCGGCAGAAATGGCTCCGACTTCGGCTGCAAGCTCTGCTCCTTCATACGGTTCAATTTCATCTGCGTGGATTTTAGGGATGAGGCCTAATTTTTTGCCGGCCAAAAGGATTTTCTTGGACTGTTCTGGAGTAAATACGCCTCTTTCACAGAAGACATCATTGAATTCAGCAAGTTTGCCTTCGGAAACCTTCGGAAGCATCTCTTCAATGATTAGATCTACGAACGCATCAGGATTCTTTTTGTATTCAGCAGGGATGGCATGAGCACCCATAAACGTACTGACGATATCGATTGGATGCATTTTGTTCAGTTCCTGTGCTGCCAACAGCTGCTTTCTTTCCGTTTCCCAGTCCAGCCCGTATCCGCTCTTCGCTTCGATTGTAGTTACACCATGCAGCAAAAATGAATCAAGTCTTTTCTTTGATTGCTCGATTAATTCATCCATGCTGGCTTCTCTCGTTTTTCCCGTAGTAGCATGGATTCCTCCCCCGTTATTCATGATTTCCATATAGGTTGAACCGTTCAGCCTCATGTTGTATTCCTCTTCCCTGCTGCCGGCATAAACCACATGGGTATGAGGGTCTACCAAGCCAGGTAGAACAATTTTTCCTCTTGCATCGATTATTTCAGCTTCTTTCATGAGCTCACCATAGACAGAAGCCAGTTCTTCTTCCGTTCCAACTCCGGCAATTTTCCCTTCATTTATGAAGACGCATCCATTTTTGAGGATTTGAAGATCATTCATCTTTCCTTTTTTTAACGGCCCCTTTGAAGAACCTTTCAGAGTGATTACCTGCTCCGCATTTTTGATAATTAATGGCTTCGTTTCCATGTCAATTCCTCCTCATTTCTTCATCATAGGAATATGGATGCCGTGTTTTTCTGCTGTTTTTTCAGCCAGTTCATATCCTGCATCGACATGGCGTACGACTCCCATACCCGGATCGGTGGTCAATACCCTCTCAAGCCTCTTTTCAGCCTCTTTTGTACCATCAGCGACGATCACCATTCCGGCATGCAGGGAATATCCCATTCCCACTCCACCCCCATGATGGACCGACACCCAGCTTGCTCCTCCAACAGCATTAATTAAAGCATTCAATATCGGCCAGTCGGCAACCGCATCACTTCCGTCTCTCATCCCTTCTGTTTCTCTGTTAGGTGAAGCAACAGATCCTGAGTCAAGATGGTCCCTGCCGATGACAATCGGGGCCTTCAGCTCTCCACTTGCAACCATGTCGTTTATGATTTTCCCGAACTTTGCCCTCTCTCCATATCCCAGCCAGCAAATTCTGGATGGAAGTCCTTGGAACTGAATTTTTTCCTGTGCCAAGCGGATCCATTTGCAAAGTGATTCATTCTCTTTAAATTCATTTAAGATGACTTCATCTGTCTTTCTGATATCTTCTGGATCACCCGACAGCGCTACCCATCTGAATGGACCTTTTCCTTCACAGAACTGAGGGCGGATATACGCCGGGACAAATCCCGGAAAATCGAATGCATTTTGGACGTCTTCATCTTTTGCGACCTGTCTGATATTATTTCCGTAATCAAATGTGATAGAGCCTTTTTCCTGCATGAGAAGCATCGCCTTCACATGGTTGGCCATGCTCCGTTTAGCTTTTCGGACAAAAGCTGCAGAATCCTCCACTCTCATTTTATTTGCTTCACCCAAGGACATCCCTTCCGGAAGATACCCATTTAAAGGATCATGGGCAGAAGTTTGGTCGGTCAATACATCAGGTATGAAACCTTTTTCGATCATTTCCGGCAGCACTTCCGCTGCATTTCCTAACAAACCAATGGATAATGGCTTCCCTGCTTTCTTTGCCTCCTTGGCCAAAGAGATGGCTTCATCCAACGAATTTGTCTGTACATCCAGATATCTTGTCTCAATCCGTCTTTGGATTCTTTCTGGATCCACTTCAATCGCTATGCAGACTCCCTCATTCATTGTTACTGCAAGGGGCTGTGCTCCTCCCATTCCCCCAAGTCCGGCTGTTACCGTGATGGTCTGCTTCAGGCTCCCTCCAAAATGCTGTCTCGCCAATTCAGCAAACGTTTCATATGTCCCTTGAACGATTCCCTGGCTTCCAATATAGATCCAGCTTCCTGCAGTCATTTGCCCGTACATCATTAACCCTTTTTGATCAAGTTCATGGAACGTTTCCCAATTCGCCCAAGCTGGAACTAAATTTGAATTTGCAATCAGTACCCGTGGTGCATCTTCATGAGTTCTAAAAACAGCTACGGGCTTTCCCGATTGGACAAGGAGTGTCTCATCATTTTCAAGATCCTTTAATGTTCTTACAATCGCATCATAGGATTCCCAATTGCGTGCAGCTTTGCCTATTCCTCCATAAACGACTAAATCCTCTGGCCTTTCTGCGACATCTTTATTTAAATTGTTGGCGAGCATCCTCAATGCTGCTTCTTGGACCCACCCTTTAGTGTGGAGTTCTGTGCCGGTAATTCCTTCAACGATTCTTTTATCTGTCTTCATATTTTCACTTCCTAATTATGATTTTCTTTCATTATAGGTGGGAAAGTATGAGATATGATTTGTTATATTTTTTGAATATTTATATTTTTCTTATATTTATTTCGAGGAATTAACGTTATATTTGCTAAAACTTATAATAATGTTACCTTAAGTTTCTCTATTTATATTTTTGTTATAAAGTAAAATTTGGCAACCGACTAATCTGAGTAAATAGTATGAGAGTAATTGAAAGAATAAGTGGTAGAAGTGAACGAAGAGGATATTGAATAAGGCAAACGCCTATATGGGAGGTTCTAGATTGTTTACTTTAGATGATATGTGGATGTTCTTTCTTGCTTTTTTCCTGACGCTTCCAATTGTAACCATCGTCCATGAATTGGGCCATGTGCTCGCAGCGAGGCTTTTTGGAGCAAAAATCAAGTTTACACTGGGAACAGGGAAGACACTTTTTAAAATAGGAGTAATTGAAGTAAAGAGATTATATTTCATGGAAGGATGGTGCCAATACGAGGAATTGACTTTTAATACGAAATGGACGCACGCTATCATCTATTTAGCTGGCAGCTTATTTAATCTAGCAGCTATTCTAATAGTGAATTCATTGATTTATGCCGGGATATTCCATGTGCACATCTTCTTCTATCAATTTGTCTATTTCTCCGTTTATTTTATTTTCTTTTCACTCTTCCCATTCAGAACCGGTGATGGGAGGCCTAGTGATGGGCAGGCCATATACGATGTTTTCAAATATGGAACGTCAAAGGATTTATTAGACTGACTAAAAAAGCTGGCGAATTAATTCCGCCAGCTTTTTTATTTCATATTTGAATCCTGAAATGATTCCTTGCTGCTTCGAAATTTCCTTGGGGGCTTCCCTTCCAATGAGCGGAAAATTTTCGAAAAATACTGCTGATTTTGGAAACCGCAAAGGTGTGCGATTTCTTTGATTGGCATTTCGCTCTCTTGCAGCAGTTTTTTGGATTCCCTGATTCTGATTTCATTTAATTTTTCCCTGAACCCTTGTCCAAGCTTCGACTTGAATAAATTGCTTAAATAGGAAGGGTTTCTTTTCACATGTGCAGATAAAATGAGCAGGTCCAGGTTCTGATTCCAATAGTTATCTTGCATAAATACTAGACACTTATCTATTATTGCCAGATTTGATTCATCACCACGATTGTCCCTTACTAGTTTCAGAATATGAATGATGAATTGAAGAATTCTTTCAATGATCCGATGAATCAATGGGCTGTACAAAATGTTATCGAAAACAGAAAGATACTCCCTTTCTATCTCTGTACCATTGATATGATTGGACTTCATGAATCTCCTAATTTGAGCCAATATGCTGGTGAGCCTCGTCCTCAACAGACCGGGATCTGGATATGGAGATCCAAACGTAAGGAACTCTTGATACATCCACTCACGGATTTCATGCAATTGCTGGTGTTTCAGCCAATGGATCCATAACCCTTGTTCATTTGGAGATAAAAAAGGATCCAGGAAGGTCCATTTGCTTTCCTCGTAATATTCCATAACTCTTTCATATCCTACAAAAAAGGCCACTTCGCACATTTTTTTTATTTCTTTAAATTGAACGTGCAAAGATGAAGGAGCCATGCCTTCCCCCTTGTGAATGATAATGGAAAGCGGGGATTCAGCGGCTTCATTCCAACTAGCCAGAAACCTTTTGCACTCCTCTTTCCACTCAATGTCAAGACGGGAAAAAAGACAGATGACTAAATCACTCATTGGAAAAATCTTTGGCCGCTCTGAAAAACGATAATCTTCAATAAATTCTAGAAGTGACGGTATATCTTCAGGGTTTTCACAATTAAACGCAATCATGATATGTGGTTTAGCAGGCTGAGCATCCCCAGTCCCTAAGAACAAATCACGATATCCAATGCTATTTTCTGCTGTTTCCCCTATAACCGTTTCCGATTTTTTCTGTACTGAATCCATTTCACGAATGGACTGTTTAATCTTATTTACGATTGTCCCTGGTGAAAACGGCTTAGTCAGAAGCATGGAAGTACCTATATCAATCGCCTTTTTTGCCACTTCAAATGTATCCTCGAGGGCAAAGGTAATGACAATCGGCTTAAAAATTTTTAAAGCTTTCTTGAGCGGGGCAGCATCTCCCCCTTCCAACAGTGCCATATCCAACAAAACAATGGCCGGGTCCAATTCCTCTGAAGCAGTAACCGCCCCTTCCAATGTATGTACACAATGCACTTTAATATCCGAAATCGAAGACTCCAATAACCATTGGATCCCTTTGGATTCAAATTCATCTTTATTGGCCATTAAAATGCTGTACATAAACATCACCTTTGGAAAATTAAGAATTTTCCCTCATTATTTCATGACATATTCAACTTGTAAAGATGGTGTTTTTATTAGTTTACATAATATTATTATAGGATACATTCCTTTTTTAAAAAAATCAAAAAACCACAGAGCATAAGTCTGTGGTTCACATATAAAACTTGTTAGCTAAACAAACATTATTTCTGGGCAACCGTTTCTACTTCCTCTTTTTCTACATATTTCTGAATTATTTCCAGGAATGCTTGTCCGTATTTCTCCTGTTTAAACTTCCCAATCCCTTTTACATCCAGGAATTGTTCAGCGTCAGTCGGGAGTGCGCTGCACATTTGACGAAGTGTTTCATCTGAAAAGATGACAAATGGCGGCACCCCTTCCTCCTCCGCAAGTCTTTTTCGGCAGGACCGAAGACTTTCAAACAGTTCATTGTCTTCAACAATCTTATGAATTTTGAGGCTCTCCTTGCGGAATAGTTTGACCTTCCCAAGAAGGACTTCCTTACCCTTATTGGTGACAGCCAAAACAGGATAGGCACCTGAGGTTACAGAAATGACGCCTTCCGAGGTCAAAAAATCAATGAGTTCTGTGATTTCTTTAACGGACTTCTCTTTCATCAATCCGAATGTTGATAATTGATGAAATTTTAGATCTCTCACCTTTTTCACTTTTGACCCTGCAAGAACCTGAGCAATTAAGGTTTTACCGAATCGTTCTCCCATCCGAATCATGCACGAAAGAACCATTTGGGCAGACTTTGTTATTTCGACTTTGTCGCGATCATCCTTGCAGTTTCCGCATCTGCCGCATGCAGGTGGATCAACCTCTCCGAAATATTGAAGTATATAGGCTTGAAGGCAGCCGTCAATATGGCAGAAATCGATCATTTGCTGAAGCTTTTTCACTTCCCCTTCAAGTCTTTCAAGGGTACTTGCAGACTGTTCGATCAAAAAACGCTGAACCTGGATATCCTGTGCACTGAACAGCAATATGCATTCACTTGGGAGGCCATCGCGCCCTGCCCTTCCGGCTTCCTGATAAAAGCTTTCCATATTCTTCGGAATTTGATAATGAATGACATATCGAATATTCGATTTATCAATTCCCATTCCGAATGCATTTGTTGCTACCATCACAGAAGCATCATCCAGGAGGAATTTCTCCTGCCCTTCATTCCGCTCCTTTTCCGAAAGACCGCCATGATATTTGGCTGCTGCAATCCCCATCTTCAAAAGTCTGGCATGAAGCTGGTCCACTTCTTTTCTAGTGGCCGCATAAATAATGCCTGCCTCTTCCTTATTTTTTCTAACGTATTCTTGTATGTATTTTACTTTATCCGATTCCTTAGAGATGTAAAAAGATAAGTTTTCCCGTTCAAATCCTGTCGTGATTGTATTCTCAGGATCAATCTCAAGCAGCCTGCAAATATCTTCCCTGACTTGCGGAGTCGCAGTCGCTGTCAAACCTGCCACAACTGGTCTCGAATTTAATTCCTTGATTAATTTTGAGATATAAAGGTAGCTTGGCCGAAAGTCATGGCCCCATTGTGAAATGCAATGGGCTTCATCCACTGCGACAAACGGTATCTTCATACCTTTTAACTGAGTGAGAAATTGAGGGGATTCCAATCGTTCTGGGGCAATATAAAGAAGTTTATATGTACCATCCTTGGCATGTTCAAGCCTTTCATGAATTTCTGCATTGGAAAGTGAGCTATTGATATAAGCTGCAGGGATCCCAATTTGATCAAGAGCATCAACTTGGTCCTTCATCAAAGAAATCAAAGGGGAAATTACGAGGGTTGTTCCTTCCATTAATAATGAAGGAATTTGATAGCAGATTGACTTGCCTCCTCCAGTCGGCATAATGCATGCCGTATTATTTCCGGATAGAACAGATTGAATTGTTTTTTCTTGTCCAGATCGAAAGGATTCGTATCCGAAATAAGTCTTCAACATTTTAACTGCATTATGAAGCATGTATGATTGCTCCTTACCTATTAATGATTTGTTGCCTTAGTTTCTTAACTATAACATATTCAGGACTTTTTCATTCACAATTAACGAATTTTGAGATACAATGTATATACACTAATTCCTATCTGAAAGGTTGGATTAATATGACAACGACTACAAAATCCATCCCGCGTCCATTAGTACTTGTAAATCAATGGACCATCGTCATTTCTGTCTTATTGACCTGGATTACAGGTATCTCTTTGATTCTTGCAATACCATTAGCAGCAGGCTTATCTGCTCTTGTTTTCAAATACAACCCTATTATGCAATTA contains:
- the hutI gene encoding imidazolonepropionase — protein: METKPLIIKNAEQVITLKGSSKGPLKKGKMNDLQILKNGCVFINEGKIAGVGTEEELASVYGELMKEAEIIDARGKIVLPGLVDPHTHVVYAGSREEEYNMRLNGSTYMEIMNNGGGIHATTGKTREASMDELIEQSKKRLDSFLLHGVTTIEAKSGYGLDWETERKQLLAAQELNKMHPIDIVSTFMGAHAIPAEYKKNPDAFVDLIIEEMLPKVSEGKLAEFNDVFCERGVFTPEQSKKILLAGKKLGLIPKIHADEIEPYEGAELAAEVGAISADHLLKASDEGIKRMAENDVIGVLLPGTAFFLMAEFAAGRKMIDMGMSIALSTDCNPGSSPSVSLPFIMNLASLKMGLTPAEAISAATINAAHAINRGHEIGSIETGKKADLTIMNVPNYMKLSYHYGMNHTDTVIKNGEIVVKDGLICKRT
- a CDS encoding site-2 protease family protein, with product MFTLDDMWMFFLAFFLTLPIVTIVHELGHVLAARLFGAKIKFTLGTGKTLFKIGVIEVKRLYFMEGWCQYEELTFNTKWTHAIIYLAGSLFNLAAILIVNSLIYAGIFHVHIFFYQFVYFSVYFIFFSLFPFRTGDGRPSDGQAIYDVFKYGTSKDLLD
- the hutU gene encoding urocanate hydratase — protein: MKTDKRIVEGITGTELHTKGWVQEAALRMLANNLNKDVAERPEDLVVYGGIGKAARNWESYDAIVRTLKDLENDETLLVQSGKPVAVFRTHEDAPRVLIANSNLVPAWANWETFHELDQKGLMMYGQMTAGSWIYIGSQGIVQGTYETFAELARQHFGGSLKQTITVTAGLGGMGGAQPLAVTMNEGVCIAIEVDPERIQRRIETRYLDVQTNSLDEAISLAKEAKKAGKPLSIGLLGNAAEVLPEMIEKGFIPDVLTDQTSAHDPLNGYLPEGMSLGEANKMRVEDSAAFVRKAKRSMANHVKAMLLMQEKGSITFDYGNNIRQVAKDEDVQNAFDFPGFVPAYIRPQFCEGKGPFRWVALSGDPEDIRKTDEVILNEFKENESLCKWIRLAQEKIQFQGLPSRICWLGYGERAKFGKIINDMVASGELKAPIVIGRDHLDSGSVASPNRETEGMRDGSDAVADWPILNALINAVGGASWVSVHHGGGVGMGYSLHAGMVIVADGTKEAEKRLERVLTTDPGMGVVRHVDAGYELAEKTAEKHGIHIPMMKK
- a CDS encoding AraC family transcriptional regulator, with product MYSILMANKDEFESKGIQWLLESSISDIKVHCVHTLEGAVTASEELDPAIVLLDMALLEGGDAAPLKKALKIFKPIVITFALEDTFEVAKKAIDIGTSMLLTKPFSPGTIVNKIKQSIREMDSVQKKSETVIGETAENSIGYRDLFLGTGDAQPAKPHIMIAFNCENPEDIPSLLEFIEDYRFSERPKIFPMSDLVICLFSRLDIEWKEECKRFLASWNEAAESPLSIIIHKGEGMAPSSLHVQFKEIKKMCEVAFFVGYERVMEYYEESKWTFLDPFLSPNEQGLWIHWLKHQQLHEIREWMYQEFLTFGSPYPDPGLLRTRLTSILAQIRRFMKSNHINGTEIEREYLSVFDNILYSPLIHRIIERILQFIIHILKLVRDNRGDESNLAIIDKCLVFMQDNYWNQNLDLLILSAHVKRNPSYLSNLFKSKLGQGFREKLNEIRIRESKKLLQESEMPIKEIAHLCGFQNQQYFSKIFRSLEGKPPRKFRSSKESFQDSNMK
- a CDS encoding agmatinase family protein; translated protein: MQKDLKNSPLSPPSFVWTKGNVKEGKMNEWIIPIQEAVEIEPEEEWDVVMFGIPLSRSSISVSGASEFPDAFRRGWKGFSTYNLDEEVDLEELTVLDAGNVDMHFTDISLSHSNIVQSMENLTDKFPQSMITAIGGDHSITAMVVKGIKNAKKNETIGILQLDTHFDLRDLKDHGPTNGTPIRNLIESGTIEGTNVHNIGLHGFFNGKSLVESAKVYGVNYTTLSKARDQGVVNAVKRALETLGENVDHIHLTVDMDVLDIAYAPGVPASTPGGMTTHELFQAVFAAGLHEKVKSMDIVCLDPTKDHPAQPTVKAGIHVFLSFLSGFAKRKI